Proteins encoded in a region of the Podarcis muralis chromosome 4, rPodMur119.hap1.1, whole genome shotgun sequence genome:
- the LOC144324912 gene encoding uncharacterized protein LOC144324912: MGAEGKQRLWNQIRVQCALKMLLFVSRTRSGRCWILEDVMEENRGIVASLDCDETEIENKGDHDKIPRKEKPHKNLECGESCSQSSHSTSHQQNVIGKKLYQCMECGKRFSQSSHLNSHQRIHTGEKPYQCVECGKSFSQKSHLTYHQRIHTGEKPYQCVECGKSFTDSSSLTSHQRIHTGEKPYQCVECGKSFTDSSSLTSHQRIHTGEKPYQCVECGKSFTDSSSLTSHQRIHTGEKPYQCVECGKSFSQSSSLTSHQRIHKGEKPYQCVECGKSFSHSSSLTSHQRIHTGEKPYQCVECGKSFTGSSSLTSHQRIHTGEKPYQCVECGKSFTHSSSLTSHQRIHTGQKPYQCVECGQSFSQKSHLTSHQRIHTGEKPYQCVECGKSFTDSSSLTSHQRIHTGEKPYQCVECGKSFSKSCSLTSHQRIHTGEKPYQCVECGKRFSQSSKLTSHQRIHTGEKPYQCVECRKSFRKSSSLTSHQRIHTGEKPYQCVECGKSFTDSSSLTSHQRIHTGEKPYQCMECGKSFSQSSKLTSHQRIHTGEKPYQCMECGKSFSQSSHLTYHQRIHTGEKPYQCVECGKSFSQSSHLTSHQRIHTGEKPYQCVECGKSFNQKYSLTSHKIIHTKFGKNIIQLLEPG; this comes from the coding sequence attgtgatgaaacggaaatcgagaacaaaggtgaccacgaCAAAATCCCCAGAAAGGAGAAGCCACACaaaaatttggagtgtggagaaagctgcagtcagagctcccattctacttcccatcaacaaaatgtcattggaaagaaactctatcagtgcatggaatgtggaaagcgcttcagtcagagctcccatctcaattcccatcaaagaattcacacaggagagaaaccctatcagtgtgtggaatgtggaaagagcttcagtcagaaatcccatctcacttaccatcaaagaattcatacaggggagaaaccctatcagtgtgtggaatgtggaaagagcttcactgatagctcctctctcacttcccatcaaagaattcatacaggggagaaaccctatcagtgtgtggaatgtggaaagagcttcactgatagctcctctctcacttcccatcaaagaatacatacaggggagaaaccctatcagtgtgtggaatgtggaaagagcttcactgatagctcctctctcacttcccatcaaagaattcatacaggggagaaaccctatcagtgtgtggaatgtggaaagagcttcagtcagagctcctctctcacttcccatcaaagaattcataaaggggagaaaccctatcagtgtgtggaatgtggaaagagcttcagtcatagctcctctctcacttcccatcaaagaattcatacaggggagaaaccctatcagtgtgtggaatgtggaaagagcttcactggtagctcctctctcacttcccatcaaagaattcatacaggggagaaaccctatcagtgtgtggaatgtggaaagagcttcactcatagctcctctctcacttcccatcaaagaattcatacagggcagaaaccctatcagtgtgtggaatgtggacaGAGTTTCAGTCAGAaatcccatctcacttcccatcaaagaattcatacaggggagaaaccctatcagtgtgtggaatgtggaaagagcttcactgatagctcctctctcacctcccatcaaagaattcatacaggggagaagccctatcagtgtgtggaatgtggaaagagcttcagtaagagctgCTCTCTCacgtcccatcaaagaattcatacaggggagaaaccctatcagtgtgtggaatgtggaaagaggttcagtcagagctccaagctcacttcccatcaaagaattcatacaggggagaagccctatcagtgtgtggaatgtcgaaagagcttcaggaagagctcctctctcacgtctcatcaaagaattcatacaggggagaaaccctatcagtgtgtggaatgtggaaagagcttcactgatagctcctctctcacctcccatcaaagaattcatacaggggagaaaccctatcagtgcatggaatgtggaaagagcttcagtcagagctccaagctcacttcccatcaaagaattcatacaggggagaaaccctatcagtgcatggaatgtggaaagagcttcagtcagagctcccatctcacttaccatcaaagaattcatacaggggagaaaccctatcagtgtgtagaatgtggaaagagcttcagtcagagctcccatctcacttcccatcaaagaattcatacaggggagaaaccctatcagtgtgtggaatgtggaaagagcttcaatcagaaatacagtctcacttcccataaaataATCCATACAAAGTTCGGAAAAAACATTATACAGCTTTTGGAGCCTGGCTAA